A portion of the Calothrix sp. 336/3 genome contains these proteins:
- a CDS encoding aspartate aminotransferase yields the protein MSLDWITPAERIKRLPAYPFARLDELKAKAREQGLDLIDLGMGNPDGATPALVIEAAQAALANPANHGYPPFEGTASFRRAITAWYHRRYGVSLDPDSEALPLLGSKEGLGHLALAYINPGDVVLVPSPSYPVHFRGPVIAGGQVHSLILKPENNWLIDLKAIPEEVARKAKILYFNYPSNPTAATAPREFFEEIVAFAHKYEILLVHDLCYAELAFDGYQPTSLLEIPGAKEIGVEFHTMSKTYNMAGWRVGFVVGNRHVIQGLRTLKTNLDYGIFAALQAAAETALQLPDSFLQEVQTRYVTRRDFLIQGLGDLGWQIPKTQATMYLWVPTPVGMSSTDFALQVLQQTGVVVTPGNAFGEGGEGYVRISLIADCDRLGEVIHRFKQAGICYQHS from the coding sequence ATGAGCTTGGATTGGATTACCCCAGCAGAACGGATAAAAAGATTACCTGCATACCCCTTTGCCCGCTTAGACGAACTCAAGGCAAAAGCACGGGAACAGGGCTTAGATTTGATTGATTTGGGGATGGGAAACCCGGATGGGGCAACACCGGCACTGGTAATAGAAGCTGCTCAAGCTGCTTTGGCAAATCCGGCAAACCACGGCTACCCCCCCTTTGAAGGTACAGCAAGTTTCCGACGGGCAATAACTGCTTGGTATCACCGTCGCTATGGGGTAAGTCTCGATCCAGATAGTGAAGCTTTGCCTTTATTGGGTTCTAAGGAAGGTTTAGGACATTTGGCACTTGCCTATATTAATCCTGGAGATGTGGTGTTAGTTCCATCACCTTCCTATCCCGTACATTTTCGGGGACCAGTCATCGCTGGCGGACAGGTTCACAGTTTAATTCTCAAGCCTGAGAATAATTGGCTGATTGACCTGAAAGCAATTCCAGAAGAAGTCGCCAGGAAAGCAAAAATTTTATACTTTAATTATCCTAGTAATCCGACGGCAGCAACTGCCCCTCGTGAGTTTTTCGAGGAAATCGTTGCCTTTGCTCACAAGTATGAAATTTTACTAGTCCATGATTTGTGTTACGCGGAATTAGCCTTTGATGGTTATCAACCTACCAGCTTACTAGAAATTCCTGGGGCTAAGGAGATTGGTGTGGAGTTTCATACCATGTCTAAAACCTATAATATGGCGGGTTGGCGTGTGGGGTTTGTAGTTGGCAATCGTCATGTAATTCAAGGTTTACGAACTCTGAAGACGAATTTAGATTACGGGATTTTTGCCGCACTCCAAGCAGCTGCCGAAACTGCGTTGCAATTACCTGACTCTTTCTTACAAGAAGTGCAGACTCGTTATGTTACCCGACGGGATTTCCTGATTCAGGGTTTAGGGGATTTAGGTTGGCAGATTCCGAAAACTCAAGCGACAATGTATCTTTGGGTTCCCACTCCTGTGGGGATGAGTTCCACGGATTTTGCTTTGCAAGTGTTGCAACAAACTGGGGTAGTTGTGACTCCTGGGAATGCTTTTGGTGAAGGTGGGGAAGGATATGTACGTATTAGCTTGATTGCAGATTGCGATCGCCTAGGTGAAGTCATCCACAGGTTTAAACAGGCAGGTATTTGTTACCAACATAGTTAG
- a CDS encoding helix-turn-helix transcriptional regulator, which produces MTKTPTVTSSLVISGFHALSEPLRIQIIELLQQRELCVCDLCQLLEVSQSKLSFHLKTLKEANLVFARQEGRWIYYRLNLAQFAVLQDYLTDYCQLPSILPALPCQDTDKIDHT; this is translated from the coding sequence ATGACAAAAACCCCAACAGTGACATCAAGTTTAGTGATTTCTGGTTTTCATGCTTTATCTGAACCGTTGCGAATTCAGATTATTGAGTTATTGCAACAAAGAGAGCTATGTGTTTGTGACTTATGTCAGTTGTTGGAAGTGAGTCAGTCGAAATTATCCTTTCACTTGAAAACCCTCAAGGAAGCAAATTTAGTTTTCGCTCGTCAGGAAGGAAGATGGATTTATTACAGGTTGAATTTGGCTCAGTTTGCTGTATTACAGGATTATTTAACTGATTATTGCCAATTACCATCTATCTTACCTGCATTACCTTGTCAGGATACAGATAAAATCGACCATACATAG
- a CDS encoding polysaccharide biosynthesis tyrosine autokinase has translation MEKQKALEELDIQQYFLVLQRRWKILLALIITSVGFSGFAILRQKPQYQATGMLLFKSDRISSLTKAGEKIGDLESLIRENNPLNTQAVIVNSQPVIKEVIKTLNLKDNQGKFRNPETLLIKVEPIVGTDVLKVSHASDNPKLAAKIVNQVMATYAENNVESNRTQVTAAGEFIKKQLPSSRKELESAAEALRQFKNKNKIVQLEQESSSAITSMAKLDEEINQATANLAETLAQESQVGNQIKTVKNQAIEITSLNQIPGVQEVLSELQKTQSRLALERVKYTNNHPNVVYLENQEKTLKSLLNRRTQEITGNQLEVSLSNLQVGKIREDLANQYVQLKTKRQGLQKKIAALQGVQQIYQKRLNAIPNLEKKQSDLERKLSVAKLNHENLNARLQEIQVAEKQTIGNAKIIQPAQIPETPMLSKKSLMLALGSLFAGSLLGIAGAFFVDLIDRSLKTVKEAENFFGWTLLGLIPRFEANHKSVAANITDDGISERVIVNSSPRTIIHEAYQMLQANLNFISHKKVRAIAITSCVPGEGKSEVSANLAAILAQAGRRVLLIDADMRKPSQHHLWGLINSVGLSNVIVGQNDFPQAVQRITSNLFVLTAGVQPPNPLGLIDSEGMTELIRNFAQDYDYILFDTPPLAGTADAAVLGKILDGVLLVTRPGVVDSVSATAAKSLLERSGANILGMIANGVNLKQEPDSYFYYSKPRWGQSTSETDTKDEQWIYK, from the coding sequence ATGGAAAAACAAAAAGCTTTAGAAGAATTAGATATTCAACAATATTTTCTAGTACTACAACGCCGTTGGAAAATATTGTTGGCACTGATAATTACATCTGTAGGATTTTCTGGGTTTGCCATATTACGTCAAAAACCTCAATACCAAGCGACGGGAATGCTACTATTTAAGTCAGACCGCATTTCCTCACTCACAAAAGCTGGGGAAAAAATTGGTGATTTAGAGTCATTAATTCGTGAAAATAATCCTCTCAATACCCAAGCTGTTATCGTTAATTCCCAACCAGTGATTAAAGAGGTCATTAAGACCTTAAACTTAAAAGATAATCAGGGTAAATTTCGCAATCCAGAGACTTTATTAATCAAGGTTGAACCCATCGTGGGAACGGATGTTCTGAAAGTATCTCACGCTTCAGATAATCCAAAATTGGCAGCAAAAATTGTCAATCAAGTGATGGCAACCTATGCTGAAAATAATGTCGAATCTAACAGAACTCAAGTGACTGCTGCGGGTGAGTTTATTAAGAAACAACTCCCTTCATCTCGGAAAGAATTAGAATCTGCGGCAGAAGCATTACGTCAGTTTAAAAATAAAAATAAAATTGTACAGCTAGAGCAAGAGTCCAGTTCTGCCATTACGAGTATGGCAAAATTAGACGAAGAAATTAATCAGGCAACGGCAAATCTAGCTGAGACATTAGCTCAAGAGAGTCAAGTCGGGAACCAAATTAAAACAGTTAAGAATCAAGCCATAGAAATTACTTCTTTGAATCAGATTCCAGGTGTTCAAGAGGTATTAAGTGAACTTCAAAAAACTCAATCTAGACTAGCATTAGAAAGAGTTAAATATACAAACAATCATCCTAATGTCGTTTATTTAGAGAATCAAGAGAAGACTCTTAAAAGTCTATTAAATCGGAGAACTCAGGAAATTACAGGTAATCAATTAGAAGTTTCCCTGAGTAATTTACAAGTGGGTAAAATTCGAGAAGATTTAGCAAATCAGTATGTGCAATTAAAAACAAAACGCCAAGGGTTACAAAAAAAGATAGCTGCCTTACAAGGAGTACAACAGATATATCAAAAAAGATTAAATGCAATTCCCAATCTGGAAAAGAAACAAAGTGATTTAGAGAGAAAATTATCCGTTGCTAAATTAAATCATGAAAATTTGAATGCTCGCTTGCAAGAAATTCAAGTAGCAGAAAAGCAAACCATCGGGAACGCCAAAATAATTCAGCCCGCCCAGATTCCAGAAACGCCAATGCTATCGAAAAAGTCGTTGATGTTGGCATTAGGAAGTCTTTTTGCAGGTTCTCTTTTAGGGATAGCAGGGGCATTTTTTGTAGACTTGATAGATAGAAGTTTGAAAACAGTTAAGGAGGCAGAAAACTTTTTTGGCTGGACGTTGTTAGGGTTAATTCCTAGATTTGAAGCTAATCATAAATCTGTAGCCGCAAATATCACAGATGATGGGATTTCGGAACGAGTTATTGTCAATTCTTCCCCTCGAACGATAATTCATGAAGCCTATCAAATGCTGCAAGCAAATCTCAATTTTATTAGCCATAAAAAAGTACGAGCGATCGCCATTACTAGCTGTGTCCCAGGGGAAGGGAAATCAGAGGTTTCAGCGAATTTAGCAGCAATCCTAGCTCAAGCTGGACGACGGGTGTTGCTCATTGATGCAGATATGCGAAAACCCTCACAACATCATCTGTGGGGTTTAATTAATTCCGTAGGTTTAAGTAATGTAATTGTGGGTCAAAATGACTTTCCCCAAGCTGTGCAAAGAATCACCAGTAATTTATTCGTGTTGACAGCAGGGGTACAACCTCCTAATCCCTTAGGTTTAATTGACTCAGAAGGAATGACTGAATTAATTAGGAATTTTGCCCAGGATTATGACTACATCTTATTTGACACTCCTCCTTTAGCAGGAACCGCAGACGCGGCAGTTTTAGGAAAAATTCTGGATGGAGTCTTGTTAGTTACACGACCCGGTGTTGTTGACTCAGTCAGCGCGACTGCTGCTAAGTCTTTACTGGAACGCTCTGGAGCCAATATTTTAGGGATGATTGCCAATGGTGTGAATCTCAAGCAAGAACCCGACAGTTACTTTTACTATTCCAAACCTCGTTGGGGACAAAGTACCTCAGAAACTGATACCAAGGATGAGCAATGGATATACAAGTAA
- a CDS encoding WecB/TagA/CpsF family glycosyltransferase, which translates to MRARINIAGVEIDRLGFDEVTSAIIEHSINTRQPEYVVTPNAQHILLLRKNAYFREIYRQAFLVVPDGVSLLWAAKFLRTSLKGRVNGTDLLEKLCAIAEEKRLKVFFLGGRPGAADKAKLVLQKKYPQLQIVGTYCPPYGFESQPQECELIGSKILATKPDILFVGLGAPKQEYWIYENYQRLNVPVSLGIGVSFELVSNMVQRAPIWMQKVGLEWLFRLLVEPQRLWKRYILGNPLFIWLVIRQRIGLLKLE; encoded by the coding sequence ATGAGAGCAAGAATTAATATCGCTGGAGTAGAAATTGATAGATTAGGTTTTGATGAAGTCACTTCAGCCATCATCGAACATAGTATTAATACGAGACAACCGGAATATGTGGTTACTCCCAATGCACAGCATATTTTATTGCTAAGAAAAAATGCATATTTTCGAGAAATATACCGTCAAGCGTTTCTTGTAGTACCTGATGGAGTTTCTCTATTATGGGCGGCAAAATTTTTACGTACTTCCTTAAAAGGTAGGGTAAACGGGACAGATTTACTAGAAAAGCTGTGTGCGATCGCTGAGGAAAAACGTCTCAAAGTATTCTTTCTCGGAGGAAGACCAGGAGCAGCAGATAAAGCGAAACTAGTTTTACAAAAGAAATATCCCCAACTCCAAATTGTCGGAACCTATTGTCCACCCTATGGTTTTGAATCCCAACCCCAGGAATGTGAATTAATCGGTAGTAAAATTCTGGCTACCAAACCAGATATTTTGTTTGTCGGTTTAGGTGCTCCCAAACAAGAATACTGGATATATGAAAATTATCAAAGATTAAATGTACCCGTATCTTTAGGGATAGGTGTCAGCTTTGAATTAGTCAGTAATATGGTACAAAGGGCACCAATTTGGATGCAAAAAGTTGGTTTAGAATGGTTATTTCGTTTATTAGTAGAACCTCAACGTTTGTGGAAACGCTATATTCTGGGAAATCCTCTATTTATTTGGTTAGTGATTCGTCAGCGTATTGGATTATTAAAACTTGAATAA
- a CDS encoding ATP-binding protein yields MKHSHFFIRHQFKHQLFLRVILIVPFVMQIFAAVGLVGYLSFRNSQETVNDLANQLMEKTSSTVNQHLNHYLSTPHQINRLNADAVKMKRLNLKDLRSAGQYFWKQAEVFENISWIGFALPTGEVASAGRWIPGQGLVTSEVRKNQEYSYSTNHQGDRTKLVYQTEYNALEDEWYTQTVKAGKPIWSQIYTSEGIDSFVAVSANYPIYDQKRQLVAVLGIDLLLSKINDFLQKLQVSPHSQVFIIERNGLLIANSSSAANFRQSQGTTERIYATASNQPLIQATSQYLHQKFLNFANIRNKQSLDFDFQGKRHYISVDSWQDKYGLDWLVVIVLPEADFMGQIHAQNRITILLCLGALAIATLVGVYTSRWITLPIFRLTVASQAIAAGDLQQKLPNQNIRELEILAQSFNQMAAQLQAAFNDLEQTNNELELRVESRTRELQDTQAQLIQTEKMSSLGQMVAGIAHEINNPVSFIHGNLNYAQEYVDNLLDIIQLYQKYYPHTPKEIHQAIENIDLQFIQEDLTKILTSMAIGTERIREIVLGLRNFSRLGEAELKKVDIHEGIDSTLMILKHRLKANNQRPEIKIILEYSNVPIVECFPGQLNQVFMNIIANAIDAFDEATEEDSQNYLVPTIWVRTRVNSSESVEPYLEVAIADNGMGITPETQKKLFDPFFTTKPVGKGTGLGLSISYQIIVEKHRGKLTCLSQPRAGTEFVIAIPIQQSSQ; encoded by the coding sequence ATGAAGCATTCTCATTTTTTCATCAGGCATCAATTTAAACATCAATTATTTCTGCGTGTCATTCTGATTGTACCTTTTGTCATGCAGATATTCGCAGCTGTAGGATTGGTGGGTTATTTGTCATTCCGGAATAGTCAGGAAACGGTGAATGATTTAGCAAATCAGTTGATGGAAAAAACGAGTAGTACTGTTAATCAGCACCTGAATCATTACTTGAGTACTCCTCACCAAATTAATCGCTTAAATGCTGATGCAGTTAAGATGAAGCGCTTAAACCTGAAAGATTTGAGGTCCGCAGGGCAGTATTTTTGGAAACAAGCTGAGGTATTTGAAAATATTAGTTGGATTGGTTTTGCATTGCCGACTGGTGAAGTTGCCAGTGCTGGACGCTGGATACCAGGTCAGGGTTTAGTGACTAGTGAGGTGAGAAAAAATCAAGAATATTCCTACAGCACAAATCATCAGGGCGATCGCACAAAATTAGTTTATCAAACGGAATATAATGCTCTGGAGGATGAATGGTATACCCAAACTGTCAAAGCTGGTAAACCCATCTGGAGTCAAATTTATACCTCTGAGGGCATAGATAGCTTCGTCGCAGTTTCTGCTAACTATCCGATTTATGATCAGAAGCGGCAATTGGTAGCTGTTTTAGGGATTGATTTATTACTGTCAAAGATTAATGACTTTTTACAAAAGTTACAGGTAAGTCCCCACAGTCAAGTATTTATTATCGAACGGAACGGTTTATTAATTGCCAATTCTAGCTCTGCTGCTAACTTTCGCCAAAGTCAGGGTACTACCGAGAGAATTTATGCCACAGCTAGTAACCAACCTTTAATCCAGGCGACATCTCAATATTTACACCAAAAATTTCTCAATTTTGCCAATATTCGCAATAAGCAATCCCTAGATTTTGATTTTCAAGGAAAGCGTCACTATATCAGTGTCGATTCTTGGCAAGATAAATATGGTTTAGATTGGTTAGTAGTGATAGTACTACCAGAAGCGGATTTTATGGGACAAATTCATGCCCAAAACCGCATTACCATATTATTATGTTTAGGAGCTTTGGCGATCGCTACCTTGGTGGGAGTTTATACTTCTCGCTGGATTACCTTACCAATTTTCCGATTAACTGTAGCGAGTCAGGCGATCGCTGCGGGTGATTTACAACAAAAGCTACCTAACCAGAATATCCGAGAGTTAGAAATTCTTGCCCAATCTTTTAATCAAATGGCAGCACAATTACAAGCTGCATTTAATGATTTAGAGCAGACGAATAACGAACTAGAACTCAGAGTCGAGTCTCGCACCAGGGAACTTCAAGACACCCAAGCACAATTAATTCAGACGGAAAAAATGTCTAGTTTAGGGCAAATGGTAGCGGGTATTGCCCATGAAATTAATAATCCTGTCAGCTTCATTCATGGCAACCTCAACTACGCCCAGGAATATGTGGATAATTTACTAGATATCATTCAACTCTATCAAAAATATTACCCCCATACCCCTAAAGAAATTCACCAAGCAATAGAAAATATAGATTTGCAATTTATTCAAGAAGATTTAACAAAAATTCTCACTTCCATGGCTATAGGTACGGAGAGAATTCGGGAAATTGTTTTGGGTTTGCGAAATTTTTCTCGCCTAGGTGAAGCTGAACTCAAAAAAGTCGATATCCATGAAGGGATTGACAGTACTTTAATGATTTTAAAACATCGGCTGAAAGCCAATAATCAGCGCCCAGAAATTAAAATTATACTTGAATATAGTAATGTTCCGATTGTGGAATGTTTTCCGGGGCAACTCAATCAAGTATTCATGAATATCATTGCCAACGCCATTGATGCTTTTGATGAAGCAACAGAGGAGGATAGTCAAAATTATCTTGTACCTACCATCTGGGTGCGAACTCGCGTCAATTCCTCAGAATCTGTAGAACCATATTTAGAAGTGGCGATCGCTGATAATGGTATGGGAATAACACCAGAAACTCAAAAGAAATTATTTGACCCTTTTTTCACAACAAAACCTGTAGGTAAAGGTACAGGTTTAGGTTTATCTATTAGTTATCAAATCATCGTGGAAAAGCACCGTGGCAAATTAACTTGTCTGTCTCAACCCCGAGCAGGTACAGAATTTGTCATCGCAATTCCCATTCAACAAAGTAGTCAATAA
- a CDS encoding serine O-acetyltransferase produces the protein MDIQVKLSSNPKLGLWQQIREDWIAHGKDWTKPGFRAVAIHRFGVWRMQIQPKLLRAPFSVLYGMLYRRVRNHYGIELPYTVELGRRVVIEHQGAIVIHGYCSIGDDSIIRQGVTLGNRYLDRLFDAPKLGKRVNVGAGAKIFGNVTIGDDVNIGANAVVLCDVPSGMTAVGIPGKIIPNKQASPTTSPEEEYYVV, from the coding sequence ATGGATATACAAGTAAAGTTGTCAAGTAATCCGAAATTAGGCTTATGGCAGCAAATCCGGGAAGATTGGATTGCCCACGGCAAAGATTGGACTAAACCAGGGTTTAGAGCAGTAGCAATTCACCGTTTTGGAGTTTGGCGGATGCAAATTCAGCCCAAGTTATTGCGGGCACCTTTTAGTGTTTTGTATGGGATGTTGTACCGTCGAGTTCGCAACCATTATGGAATTGAGCTACCTTACACCGTTGAGTTGGGACGACGGGTAGTGATTGAACACCAAGGGGCGATCGTTATCCACGGTTACTGCTCTATAGGTGATGATTCGATAATTCGTCAGGGGGTAACTTTGGGAAATCGGTATCTAGATCGTCTATTTGATGCCCCCAAATTAGGTAAGCGGGTAAATGTTGGTGCGGGGGCAAAAATCTTTGGTAACGTCACCATTGGTGATGATGTGAATATTGGTGCCAATGCAGTTGTGTTGTGTGATGTGCCATCGGGAATGACTGCTGTCGGTATCCCAGGGAAAATCATCCCTAACAAGCAAGCCTCCCCAACGACATCCCCAGAAGAGGAATACTATGTTGTTTAG